Proteins from a genomic interval of Oceanispirochaeta crateris:
- a CDS encoding secondary thiamine-phosphate synthase enzyme YjbQ: protein MSFFTESIKTNHQTGMVEITERIQSLISQSGVIEGLCMIYSPHTTAGITINENADPDVQRDMIYEINKIVPFSDQYHHSEGNSAAHIKTTFTGLHAMLPIHKSLLVLGTWQGIYFCEFDGPRNRNFHVQILKGIQ from the coding sequence ATGAGCTTCTTTACAGAATCCATTAAAACCAACCATCAGACAGGCATGGTTGAAATAACTGAACGAATACAATCCCTGATTAGTCAAAGTGGAGTGATCGAGGGGCTGTGTATGATATACAGCCCCCATACAACAGCGGGAATTACCATTAATGAAAATGCAGATCCCGATGTCCAAAGAGATATGATCTATGAAATAAATAAGATTGTACCTTTTTCAGATCAGTATCATCATAGTGAAGGGAATTCCGCGGCCCATATCAAGACGACTTTCACAGGCCTTCATGCCATGCTTCCTATACATAAGAGCCTTCTTGTTCTCGGGACGTGGCAGGGAATATATTTTTGTGAATTTGACGGTCCTAGGAACAGGAATTTCCATGTC